One genomic segment of Desulfonatronum thioautotrophicum includes these proteins:
- a CDS encoding type II toxin-antitoxin system HicB family antitoxin, which translates to MRIELEMEDDGRWIAEIPELPGVMVYGATREQAVSKVKALALRTMADQIENGSPVSALDCLFAVPA; encoded by the coding sequence ATGAGAATCGAACTCGAAATGGAAGATGATGGACGCTGGATTGCTGAAATACCTGAATTGCCTGGGGTTATGGTTTATGGAGCGACGCGGGAGCAAGCCGTTTCCAAAGTGAAGGCGCTTGCGCTGCGAACCATGGCTGATCAAATCGAGAATGGAAGCCCTGTCTCCGCCTTGGATTGCCTCTTCGCGGTTCCCGCAT
- a CDS encoding TM0106 family RecB-like putative nuclease has protein sequence MLKSPQGLLFSATDIINFLDCPHCTVLDLIDLETPLPKTEDSDEARLVQTKGIEHEQRFLDKLRKQGLQVVDASLAGSLDARVRETIQAMHSGVDIVYQAALMDGPLLGHADFLRKVSVPSTLGGHSYEVLDTKLARSAKTRFVVQLAFYSDMVARLQGRIPQLMHVFLGDQTEKNFACAQFSRYVANVVRRFQDHVQTLTPQIASLAEPGAHASVALGTYPDPCPRCSLCKWQTLCEERRMADDHLCQVAGITKVQIKRLQAAGVTTLEALGKWSLGKRVPKIAGQTLEKLVRQARLQAKGRRTGQQHYELLSPSQEDGPRGFARLPKPSPGDMFFDMEGDPLEEGGLEYLFGLYVFDPPEGRKPGRQTGKGKSSLHPKFIPFWGHDRAGEKQAFERFMDSVSERLRQYPDAYIYHYAHYEPVALKKLMSLHGTREVEVDNLLRAAKLVDLYKVVREALRVSEPSYSIKNIEHFYLCQRTGDVQSAGASIVFYERWKETGDASLLQKIEDYNKDDVRSTHALREWLLTLRPKDSDSDISWFTPDTASSQGDQKTADLTEHEQRIAKYHTLLVDGLPPDRQDWDHSAHVRELTWQLLDFYRRAAKPGWWGMFARQDMTDEERIEDMECIGSLVRDQKAPPVKEKQSYIYAYRYPEQETKLKSGDNVVIVGMHAQLRDFEVDQDARRVTFKMAARHGEPSSKISIGAGGPFNTNKLREAVFRFADSLLAGDGNYQAIHDLLSRTAPRIKGRAPVRPIIKESAPALPQISKAVAGLQKSCVFVQGPPGSGKTYTGSHVIVDLLGRGKTVGVSSNSHKAIHNLLQDVEKVALGKGVTFSGVKKITQGSPETHFNGRFIQDVFAADQVDPRQHQLIAGTAWLFSEPHLDQTLDYLFVDEAGQVALANLIAMGTSARNIVLLGDQMQLGQPIQGVHPGRSGDSSLEYLLGETATIPPDQGIFLKSTWRMHPDVCRLISEMVYDARLEPEAHTDNQVLLLNPDAHPVLTKAGVRFFPVHHDACSQQSEEEAEQIKAIIESLLQQRYQDKDKQVRPMTLENILVVAPYNMQVNLLKRVLPRGARVGTVDKFQGQQAEVVIVSMTTSNEEYLPRFIDFLYSRNRLNVALSRAKCLAILVANPELMSIKCSTPEQMALVNALCWVWEYSVRSDEHDMQSELRGVNIF, from the coding sequence ATGCTGAAATCCCCCCAAGGCCTACTTTTCTCCGCCACGGACATCATCAATTTTCTGGATTGTCCGCACTGCACCGTGCTGGATCTGATCGACCTGGAAACGCCTCTGCCCAAGACTGAGGACAGCGACGAGGCCAGGCTTGTGCAGACCAAGGGCATTGAGCACGAGCAGCGTTTTCTGGACAAGTTGCGCAAGCAGGGACTCCAGGTTGTCGATGCCTCCCTTGCCGGAAGCCTGGACGCCAGGGTCCGGGAAACCATCCAGGCCATGCACTCCGGGGTCGATATCGTCTACCAGGCCGCGCTGATGGACGGTCCTTTGCTTGGGCATGCTGATTTTCTGCGCAAGGTGTCCGTGCCTTCAACACTGGGTGGGCACAGCTACGAGGTTCTGGACACCAAACTGGCCCGCAGCGCCAAGACCCGGTTCGTGGTCCAGCTGGCCTTCTACTCGGATATGGTGGCCCGACTGCAAGGCCGCATACCGCAATTGATGCACGTCTTTCTCGGGGACCAAACCGAGAAAAACTTTGCCTGCGCCCAGTTCAGCCGCTATGTGGCCAATGTGGTCCGCCGCTTCCAGGACCATGTGCAGACCCTGACCCCCCAAATTGCCTCCCTGGCTGAGCCCGGTGCGCACGCCTCGGTTGCTCTGGGCACCTACCCCGACCCCTGCCCCCGCTGCTCCCTGTGCAAGTGGCAAACCCTGTGCGAAGAGCGCCGCATGGCCGACGACCATCTCTGTCAGGTTGCCGGAATAACCAAGGTGCAGATCAAGCGACTCCAGGCCGCTGGCGTGACCACCCTCGAAGCGCTGGGCAAATGGTCTCTGGGCAAGAGGGTGCCCAAAATAGCCGGGCAGACCCTGGAAAAACTGGTCCGGCAGGCCAGATTGCAGGCCAAGGGGCGCAGGACGGGCCAGCAGCACTACGAACTGCTGTCGCCCAGCCAGGAAGACGGCCCACGTGGCTTTGCCCGGTTGCCCAAACCGTCGCCAGGGGACATGTTCTTCGACATGGAGGGCGACCCGCTGGAAGAAGGCGGATTGGAGTATCTGTTCGGGCTCTACGTGTTCGATCCCCCGGAAGGTCGCAAGCCAGGTCGCCAAACAGGCAAGGGCAAATCAAGCCTGCATCCGAAGTTCATTCCCTTTTGGGGTCATGACCGGGCCGGGGAGAAGCAGGCGTTTGAGCGGTTCATGGACTCTGTGTCTGAACGGCTGCGGCAGTATCCCGACGCATATATCTACCACTATGCCCACTACGAGCCCGTGGCCCTGAAAAAGCTGATGTCTCTGCACGGTACCCGCGAGGTCGAGGTGGACAACCTGCTCCGGGCCGCAAAGCTGGTGGACCTGTACAAGGTGGTCCGGGAGGCTTTGCGGGTCTCCGAGCCGAGCTACTCCATCAAGAACATCGAGCATTTCTACCTGTGCCAGCGCACCGGAGACGTGCAAAGTGCCGGGGCCAGCATCGTTTTTTACGAGCGCTGGAAGGAAACCGGCGATGCCTCCCTGCTCCAAAAGATTGAGGACTACAACAAGGATGACGTGCGCTCCACCCATGCCCTGCGGGAGTGGCTCTTAACCCTGCGGCCCAAGGATAGTGATTCGGATATCTCGTGGTTCACCCCGGACACGGCTTCCAGTCAAGGCGACCAGAAGACCGCCGACCTGACCGAGCATGAACAGCGCATCGCAAAATATCACACTTTGCTTGTGGACGGGTTGCCACCGGACCGCCAGGACTGGGACCACAGCGCTCATGTCCGGGAACTGACGTGGCAACTGCTGGACTTTTATCGCCGTGCGGCCAAGCCCGGCTGGTGGGGGATGTTTGCCCGTCAGGACATGACTGATGAAGAGCGCATCGAGGATATGGAGTGCATCGGCTCCCTGGTCCGGGACCAAAAAGCCCCCCCGGTCAAGGAAAAGCAGTCCTACATCTACGCCTACCGCTATCCGGAGCAGGAGACCAAGCTCAAATCCGGGGACAACGTGGTTATTGTGGGCATGCATGCCCAACTGCGCGATTTCGAGGTGGACCAGGACGCCCGCCGGGTCACGTTCAAGATGGCCGCCCGGCACGGCGAACCGTCAAGCAAGATCAGCATCGGAGCCGGTGGGCCGTTCAATACGAACAAACTCCGGGAAGCGGTGTTCCGGTTCGCGGACAGCCTGCTGGCCGGGGACGGCAACTACCAGGCGATTCATGATCTGCTGAGCCGCACCGCGCCGCGTATCAAGGGCCGCGCTCCGGTTAGACCGATAATCAAGGAGAGCGCCCCTGCCCTGCCGCAGATTTCCAAGGCCGTGGCGGGACTTCAAAAAAGCTGCGTCTTCGTCCAGGGACCACCCGGCTCGGGCAAGACCTACACCGGTTCCCACGTGATCGTGGACCTGCTGGGCCGGGGCAAGACCGTGGGCGTATCCTCCAACAGTCACAAGGCCATCCACAATCTGCTTCAGGATGTGGAAAAGGTCGCCTTGGGCAAGGGGGTTACATTTTCGGGCGTCAAAAAAATTACGCAAGGTTCACCGGAAACGCATTTCAACGGACGGTTCATCCAGGATGTCTTTGCCGCCGACCAGGTGGACCCCAGACAGCATCAGTTGATTGCCGGGACGGCCTGGCTGTTTTCCGAACCCCACCTGGACCAGACCCTGGATTATCTCTTTGTGGACGAGGCCGGTCAGGTGGCCCTGGCCAACCTGATCGCCATGGGCACCAGCGCCAGGAACATCGTCCTGCTGGGCGACCAGATGCAGCTTGGCCAGCCCATCCAAGGCGTTCATCCGGGTCGTTCAGGCGATTCCTCGCTGGAATACCTGCTGGGCGAGACCGCGACCATCCCTCCGGACCAGGGCATCTTTTTGAAGTCCACCTGGCGCATGCACCCCGACGTTTGTCGGCTGATCTCCGAGATGGTCTACGATGCCCGCCTGGAGCCGGAAGCCCATACCGACAATCAGGTTCTGCTTCTGAATCCGGATGCCCATCCAGTGCTGACAAAGGCTGGGGTGCGGTTTTTTCCCGTACACCACGACGCCTGTTCCCAGCAGAGCGAAGAAGAAGCGGAACAAATCAAGGCGATCATTGAGAGCCTGCTCCAACAGCGCTACCAGGACAAGGACAAGCAGGTTCGTCCCATGACCCTGGAAAACATCCTGGTTGTCGCGCCCTACAACATGCAGGTCAATCTGCTCAAACGCGTCTTGCCCCGTGGGGCGCGGGTTGGCACGGTGGACAAGTTCCAGGGACAGCAGGCTGAAGTTGTCATCGTCTCCATGACGACTTCCAATGAAGAATACCTGCCGCGCTTCATCGATTTTCTGTACAGCAGGAACCGGCTCAACGTGGCCCTGTCCAGAGCCAAATGCCTGGCCATCCTTGTGGCCAACCCAGAGTTGATGTCCATCAAGTGCTCAACGCCGGAGCAGATGGCTTTGGTGAATGCGCTGTGCTGGGTGTGGGAGTATTCCGTGAGAAGCGATGAACATGACATGCAAAGTGAGCTGAGAGGAGTAAATATTTTTTAA
- a CDS encoding DUF2357 domain-containing protein encodes MPVLTYNPSTRMAVMDGPLGPVEAELSSREDWPLPVPLNELGRYFVKCFGDVPDSVRQAPCVIQTFPDNLLEISFRNSVGLTRIGPLPVVVQNRKIAEPQYQTMLDAVVAKVASLIFGFAQPTGQNVQRGQPGKDVAYLEMCFLRMALLREKPDIDAIAGAILADPHRLFQRVRSPRRMEDVTEVNPEAWAELATRPQGLCRIADGHPLTATALGKSLRRASGQWLFPRELVVEEKRQSVDTPENRFMKHFLGVLLHKVQVFRDTLGAASGGALNLELASEMQELDRKLRRFAQAGLWRDVGQMRFFPASSQILQRREGYRSLFRLHALLSLRTQCRFTLPDFARILETKDTPTLYEYWAFFVVKDALDARLRQQSLHVVHSDDQRERSMSHELVLGYEGDLRLCFNRTYSAPGQSYSHPLRPDITIEQCGRRLILDAKFKGAGSGFYGIEAEDGTIQRWREEDIDKMHAYRDAIAGVQGAFILYPGLETAMFTPSGQSFPGVGALALRPGEQASPNPEHAAALAQLIDRFCTLREGASC; translated from the coding sequence ATGCCCGTCCTCACCTATAATCCCTCCACCCGCATGGCCGTGATGGACGGCCCGCTTGGTCCTGTCGAGGCGGAGCTTTCCTCGCGGGAGGACTGGCCCCTGCCCGTGCCGCTGAATGAGTTGGGCCGGTATTTCGTGAAGTGCTTCGGGGACGTTCCGGATTCGGTCCGGCAGGCCCCCTGCGTGATCCAGACCTTTCCGGACAACCTGCTGGAAATCTCCTTCCGCAACAGCGTGGGGCTTACGCGCATCGGCCCCCTGCCCGTTGTGGTCCAGAATCGCAAGATTGCCGAGCCGCAGTACCAGACCATGCTGGACGCCGTGGTCGCGAAGGTGGCCAGCCTGATTTTCGGATTTGCCCAGCCCACGGGTCAGAACGTGCAGCGCGGTCAGCCGGGCAAGGATGTGGCCTACCTGGAGATGTGTTTTTTGCGCATGGCGTTGCTCCGGGAGAAGCCGGACATCGACGCCATTGCCGGAGCCATCCTGGCTGATCCGCACCGGCTTTTCCAGCGGGTGCGCAGTCCCAGGCGGATGGAAGACGTCACCGAGGTCAATCCGGAAGCCTGGGCGGAGTTGGCCACGCGGCCCCAGGGGTTGTGCCGGATTGCCGATGGGCATCCGCTGACGGCCACGGCCTTGGGCAAATCCCTGCGTCGCGCATCCGGGCAGTGGCTGTTTCCCCGAGAGCTTGTGGTTGAAGAAAAAAGGCAGTCCGTGGATACCCCGGAGAACCGGTTCATGAAGCATTTTCTGGGCGTGTTGCTGCACAAGGTCCAGGTGTTTCGGGATACCCTCGGGGCAGCTTCCGGAGGGGCGCTGAACCTGGAACTGGCTTCGGAGATGCAGGAACTGGATCGCAAACTCCGACGCTTTGCCCAGGCTGGGCTGTGGCGCGACGTTGGCCAGATGCGTTTTTTCCCGGCATCTTCACAGATCCTGCAACGTCGTGAGGGCTATCGCAGTTTGTTCCGGCTCCATGCCCTGCTGTCCCTGCGCACCCAGTGCCGGTTTACGCTGCCGGACTTTGCCCGCATCCTGGAAACCAAGGACACGCCCACCCTGTATGAATACTGGGCCTTTTTCGTGGTCAAGGACGCGCTTGACGCACGCCTTCGCCAGCAAAGTCTGCATGTCGTGCATTCCGATGACCAGCGCGAACGCTCCATGTCCCACGAGCTGGTCCTGGGGTACGAGGGGGATCTGCGGCTGTGCTTCAACCGCACCTATTCCGCTCCCGGCCAGAGCTATTCCCACCCCTTGCGCCCGGACATCACCATTGAGCAGTGCGGTCGCCGCCTGATCCTGGACGCCAAGTTCAAGGGGGCAGGCTCTGGGTTCTACGGGATCGAGGCCGAAGACGGGACCATCCAGCGCTGGCGCGAAGAGGATATCGACAAGATGCACGCCTACCGGGACGCCATTGCCGGAGTGCAGGGCGCGTTCATCCTCTACCCAGGGCTGGAAACCGCCATGTTTACCCCTTCTGGTCAGTCTTTCCCCGGTGTCGGGGCCTTGGCTCTCAGACCCGGAGAGCAGGCCAGCCCCAATCCTGAACACGCTGCGGCCCTTGCCCAACTGATTGACCGCTTTTGCACCTTGCGGGAGGGGGCGTCATGCTGA